The Deltaproteobacteria bacterium sequence CAGCGTAGCGGCCTGACGGCGGAGCGGTTCGCGGAGCACGAGGGCGTCAACGCCCGCACGCTGGTGTTCTGGAAGTGGCGGCTGAAGCGCGACGGCGCAGCGCGACCGGCGATTGGTGCGGTGCGCCGCAAAGCGAAACGGGTCGCGTTCGTCGAGTTCGTCGCACCGAAGCCCGTAGCGGCGCCAGGCGAGACGCGATCGACGCCGATCGAGGTGCTGCTGCCGATCGGCTACCGGCTGCGCATCGCCGGCGGCTTCGAGCGCGGTACGCTGACCGAGCTGCTCGACGTGCTCGAGGCGCGGCGATGATCCCGTCGCACGTACGGATCTTCGTGTGCACCGAGCCGGTCGACATGCGGCGCTCGTTCGACGGGCTCGCACTCGCGGCGCGCGAGCGGCTCGGCAAGGATCCGCGCGAGGGCGGGCTGTTCGTCTTCGCGAACAAGCGCTCGAACCGCCTCAAGGTCCTGTGGTTCGACCGCAACGGCTACTGCCTGCTCTACAAGCGCCTGCACCGCGCGCTGTTCCAGCTGCCGCGCGACGGCGATGCGAGCGCAGTACAGATCGACGGTGTCGCACTCGGCTCGCTGCTCGCGGGCGTCGACCGGCCGCGACGCGGCGAGGAGGTGCGCGAGCGCAGATTCGGCACGCTCCAGTAAATCAGAGATTGACAGCTACCGCCGCGTGCGCTATCGCTCTGCCCGTGACGGTGGAGGCGGCAGGCTCATTCGGCGATCCCCTCGCCGAGATCAAGGCGGAGCTCGCCGCCATGCGCGAGCAGCTCGCTCGCCTCGAGGCGGAGCGCGACGAGTACAAGAAGCTCTTCCTGCTGCTGCGCGAGGAGAACGAGAAGCTCAAGCTCGGGCTCGTCGGCCAGAAGGCCGAGCGCCTCGACCCGAACGACCGCCAGCTCTCGCTGTCGATCCTCGAGATGCTGCTCGGCAAGACGGGCGAGCCCGCGGCGACGCAGACCGAGCTGGTGCGTGCGCACGAGCGCAAGAAGCCGACGGGGCGCAAGCCGCTGCCCGAGCATCTGCCGCGGGTGGAGGTGGAGCTGATCCCGCTCGACGTGCAGCGGGAGGGTCTCGAGAAGTTCGACCGGATCGGTGAGGAGACGAGCGAGACGCTCGAGCGCCGGCCGTCGTCGACGGTGGTGGTGGTGACGCGGCGGCCGAAGTTTGCGCGCAAGGACCGGCTGCGGCACGGCGCGACGCAGGTGCTGATCGCCGACGTGCCGGAGCTGCCGATCCAGCGCGGGCTTGCGGGCCCGGGGCTGCTCGCCGACACGATCGTGCGGCGCTGGCAGGACCATCAGCCGCTGCACCGCATCGAGCGCATCTTCGCGCGCGACGGGGTCGAGCTCGCACGCTCGACGATCTGCGGCTGGCACAAGGAGCTCGCGGAGCTCGCCCGGCCGGTCGTCGATGCGATGCGCCAGGATGCG is a genomic window containing:
- a CDS encoding IS66 family insertion sequence element accessory protein TnpB; this encodes MARETRAAWARRVERWQRSGLTAERFAEHEGVNARTLVFWKWRLKRDGAARPAIGAVRRKAKRVAFVEFVAPKPVAAPGETRSTPIEVLLPIGYRLRIAGGFERGTLTELLDVLEARR
- the tnpB gene encoding IS66 family insertion sequence element accessory protein TnpB, whose translation is MIPSHVRIFVCTEPVDMRRSFDGLALAARERLGKDPREGGLFVFANKRSNRLKVLWFDRNGYCLLYKRLHRALFQLPRDGDASAVQIDGVALGSLLAGVDRPRRGEEVRERRFGTLQ